Below is a window of bacterium DNA.
CCGCTGCGAGAACACGTTTTTCCCGATCGTCGTGCCTTGCTGCAGCGAGAAGAGTTTCGAGCAGAGCCCAGCAGACGATGGCGAATGCCGCCAGGCCGAGGATTCCGCGCTCCGCGCCGAGCATCAGGTACTGATTGTGAGCGGTCAGGATCTGGAAGACACCGGTTCGCCGCTCGGGATGGGCATTGTCAAAAACGGACGAGAAGCTGCCCAGACCCCAGCCGAGGACGGGTCGATCGTCGATCATCTCCCCGGTCAGGCTCCAGATCCTGAGCCGGCCCTGGGCGTCGAACGCGCTTCCTGTACGCTCGAACGCGGCGCCGAAGAGATCGGGCCGGACGAGAACGCTACCAGCGGTCAGGGTCAGCGCGATTGCCACACCGGCCAGAGCGCCCGAACGGAGTGGGCTCCTCGCACGCGGCTGGCGCTTGGGCTCGACAACGGCCAGTCTCCAGAGCGGCACCGCGAGCAGGAGCTGTCCGAGCGCCGTGAACCAGGCACCGCGCTGCTCGGTCAGAAAGAGGGTCGGAACCGCCAGGGCCACCAGAAGAGCCGACACGACCGATCCCCTGCGTCTCAGGGTCAACAACGTCGCCGCGGCGATCGGCGTCGCCAGGACAACGAATTCCGCCAACCAACCCGAATGAAAGAAGAGGGAATGCAGGCGGCTCTGCCAGAAGGGGCCTCCCTTCGCGCGGTAGGCGCCGAGGTCGATCAAGCCGGCGTGAGTGAGCAGACCCAGGAGCAGAGCGACCAGCAGACCCGACGCCAGCGCCAGGAAGAGTGGCTTGAGGGAATTGCGGGCAAACGCCCGCCGCACGGCCTGGTAGAGACCCAGCCCGATGCCCAGATTCGCCAACGCCCGCCAACCGTAGAGCGGCGTCCACGGCTCGACATCCGGAAGCGAGGCCACCAGGCGAGCGAGGATCGACGGGCTCCAGGAGGGAGGATGGTAGGCAAGCGGGACGAGGGAGGCCAGGCTCACCGCGAGGAAGGCCCAGATCGGCCAGTCGAGCCGAGACGCTGGCGGCCGGCCTGAGCGCCATGCGGTGCCGATTGCCGCCAGCGCGGCGACATCGAGGGCGCCCAGATAGGGCCCGCCCGGCGGCGAGCCGAACAGGGGCAGACACGCCGCGAGAACGAGCAGTCCTCCCCGTGGATTGCGGAGCCCCGCCGCCAGAACGGCCGCCGGAACCAGCCAGATCAGGGTCTCTGCCATCGCTTCATCGGCGCTTCACAGACAATTCCGTGACACTCAGCGGCACACAGTGGACTCAGGTGCTCGGGTACTGGGACTCGATCCACTGCCGGTAGGAGCCGTCCATGATGTCTCGCCACCAGGCTTCGTTGTCGAGAAACCAGCGGACCGTTTGACGCAGCCCGCGATCGAAGTCGATTTCAGGTCGAAAGTCGAGCTCGGCCGCGGCTCGGCGGGCATCGACGGCATAGCGCCGGTCATGTCCCGGCCGGTCCTTGACGAAGGTCACCGCCTCCGTGCAAGAGGAACCTCGCGACGGCCAGGATTCGGGGAAGCGGGTCCGCAGCTCGAGATCGGCTTCGAAGGCCTCATCCACTGTCCGGCACAACGTCCGAATCACCTCGAGGTTGGTTCGCTCGCGGCCGCTGCCGAGGTTGTAGGTCCGCCCGACAGGGCCGCGCTCGAGAACGCGCTCGATGCCTCGACAGTGATCCGCGACATGGAGCCAATCCCGCACGTTCGAGCCGTCACCATAGACGGGAACCTGCTTGCCGTCGAGAAGATTCACCAGTGCCAGCGGGATCAGTTTTTCCGGATAGTGAAACGGCCCGTAGTTGTTCGAGCAGTTGCTGATCGACGTTTCGAGACCGAAGGTCCTGGTGTAGGCCCGAACCAGATGGTCGGCGGCGGCCTTGCTGGCCGCATAAGGCGAGCTCGGAGCGTAGGCCGCGGTCTCGGAGAACGCCGGCTCGTCGGGCGCGAGGTCGCCGTAGACCTCGTCGGTCGAGACATGATGGAAGCGGTGGCTTCGGGGCTGTCGCTGACCGCTCAGCCAGGCCGAGCGAGCCGCCTCGAGCAGGCTGTGTGTGCCGAGCACGTTGACCTCCAGGAACGCGTCGGGCCTAACGATCGAGCGGTCGACGTGAGATTCGGCGGCGAAGTGGATCACGGTGTCCAGGCTCTCCTCCACCAGTAACTGGGCGACCAGATCTTGGTCCCGGATATCGGCATGAACGAAGCGCAGCTCGTCTTGTTCGCGAGCGGCATCCAGGCTCTTCAGGTTGCCGGCATAGGTCAGGGCGTCGAGTACCACGACCCGGTCCCCTGGGTGGCGGTCGAGCCAGTAGTGAACGAAGTTGGCTCCGATGAAGCCACAGCCACCGGTTACCAGAAGCCTAGGCATTCGCCGATTCCGAGGCGGAAGAGAGCGTGCGCGCCAGGGACTGCCTCCAATGTACAGGCTCGAGCTCGAGCTCGGACCAACTGGCAAACGAATCGAGAGCGCTGAAAGGCGGTCGCGGTGTGGCGGCGGCAAGATCTTCGGTGCGAATCGGAAGGACTGTTGCGCTCGACTCGATCAGACCCGATTGCAGGGCGATTTCGCCCACCGCGATTGCGAGGTCATAGCGGCTGGCTACGCCCGCGTCACAGAAATGCCGGATCCCGCTGGCGGATGGCAGGCTCGACCAGGTCCAGATCGCCCGCGCGAGGTTGCGTGCGGCAGTCG
It encodes the following:
- the rfbB gene encoding dTDP-glucose 4,6-dehydratase produces the protein MPRLLVTGGCGFIGANFVHYWLDRHPGDRVVVLDALTYAGNLKSLDAAREQDELRFVHADIRDQDLVAQLLVEESLDTVIHFAAESHVDRSIVRPDAFLEVNVLGTHSLLEAARSAWLSGQRQPRSHRFHHVSTDEVYGDLAPDEPAFSETAAYAPSSPYAASKAAADHLVRAYTRTFGLETSISNCSNNYGPFHYPEKLIPLALVNLLDGKQVPVYGDGSNVRDWLHVADHCRGIERVLERGPVGRTYNLGSGRERTNLEVIRTLCRTVDEAFEADLELRTRFPESWPSRGSSCTEAVTFVKDRPGHDRRYAVDARRAAAELDFRPEIDFDRGLRQTVRWFLDNEAWWRDIMDGSYRQWIESQYPST